Part of the Thunnus albacares chromosome 11, fThuAlb1.1, whole genome shotgun sequence genome, ataaaagaaacaagatgagaaaaaaagaaacaatatccTGTGGGTGACGGTTTGTCACAATTCATTTTACAAGCTGAAGATTAAAGCTTCCTAATATTTCTGCACCAGcatcaaatctaaaaaaaaaaaatcaggttaGTCAGGGCGAGACACTGTGCTACGAGACTTCAGGCCACTATGAAACAATATCACGGTGTCTTCAGATTCATTTTCCTTTGCAAAACCAAACAAGCTCTTTATTAAGCAGTATAAAATTTATGAAAAATTCTACTATTGTTAAACAGGCACAGACGACTAGCTGGGTTCTCTCTACCAAAATCCACCTATTTTGttatgctaaatgctaaatttaCACTCCTTACTGTGATACATTTTGTTAAAACTATGCTCAGGTGAAGTTCAGTAACACTGCATGTTTGTAGGTCCAAAAGTCCTAAATCAGAAGTGTATTGCTGTGTACCAGATGGATGTATGTACACTGATTCAGAGGTGTTTTGTGTATCTTCGTGTACCTTGGCTCTGGCCAGTAGCTCAGCGATGAGCCGTATAGATTCCAGGTTACGTTGAGCGAGCAGCAGTCGCCTCTCCTCCATGGCGATCTTCATCTGCAGCTtcttctgctcttcctcctgctgTCGCCTCACCCTCTTCAggttccttctctcctctctctcccgcAGTTTCTGCTCTCGCTTCCGCagcctctcctccttcctcctctccttctcctcctcttcctgctccttctgtttcctggaaaaaaaaaagtaaaagtttggCATCTGTGAGAATCTGATATATTAGCAATTTTAGGCTCAAACAGTGCTGGGTAGCGATGCATGGTTACTTTTCTTAGTACTAAGCAGAGTGAAAAATTAATAGTTCAGGTCTGGCAATAATGATATATTCATCtgccaaaacaaaaatgtaacttCCATCATACCGATAACGCTCGATTAATGTTCTTGATATTAAGCTGTTGTCTCTCACAGGAAGGTAGTTAACAGTAGATTAGATGTGGATGAGAAAAAGTTATCATTCTCTCAATGAAGTATTGtctctgtttaaaaaaagaagcactGAAAtggattttctgacattttaaaaattacttctggctccaaaatatttacatattgctcagtttaaaacaataaaaccaagCAGTTCAGTGAGACTGTCACCTTCTTTAAAATGATGTATAGTAGGTTGCTTTAGATAACTGTAACGTCCTTGTTTTATTCGTCCTGGTCAGGATGATAAAATGTAACTAAACAAGCCGGCTGGAGGATAGTgtctggttaccatggagacgacTGAAACCTGTCATCAAAGCATAAATTGAAAACGTTGTGCGACTCTGTAATTTCTACTGAGCGACACTTATCAAcctaccataaatcagccttGAGGCAAGTAAACTATCTGGGCAGGTGAAGCACTTGTCTCTGTATGGAAATCCTTATTAAAAGTCTATAGTACATTGTGTTTCTACTGTGCACTCTCTTGTTGCTAAGACAGTACCAATGACAGAactaaagacataaaatatcaGTACAAAAAAATGCTTCACCGCATGGTGACGGTTGCCACTGCCTTCACATTGTATCAGGATGACATTAAGTGTAAAAGCAGCGACTACGTTTTCTTGTGTTCAAACTGGGAAGCAAAACATTATAATGCTGTGCTAAACCCAAAAATACAGCATGTAGTTATGTCTCTATTCTTAcattttagggttaggattcATAATTTTATCTAAATTATTACTTTGGATAATTTTATTTGACGGttgaaatcacaaaaacatgtgATTAATGTTTACATATATTGTTTACTACATTTGACAATGGGTAATTTCTTGTTGACTTAAAACTGTCTTTTCTAATATTTGCTACCTGTTTCTAAGTTTCTACTTTGTCTTTCtcataaaatatgaatgcaCTACTATAAGACGATGGGCTGAGGTTACGTAAATCTTCTGGAGTCGTCTTCTTGTTAAGTTCCAGGTATAAATACATAGCATTCATACATATGTATGCTTATAATGTTTTCTCACTATTAGCATTATATTCAGGTGACTTAATAACTGCCTGTATGAGAGAGTACATGTTATCATGTATCGGGAAGAAGTGAGAGCTTCCATTGTGAAGACACAGGAAGTGGTGTCGTTGTGCACGGAGTGTGTTTTGAACATGGCCGTCGCCAATAAAGTAGTCGTTGTATAACTTCTTGTCGAGTAACGCTTCTGTCgtacctctcctcctccttccggcgctcctcctcttccttctcccGTCGcttctgctcctctctctgcctctccagtTCCTGCAACTTCAGCCTCTCCAGGCTCCTCCTCTTCAGAGCCGACTCGCTCAGGTGCTTGCTGGTGTCAAAGGTCACCTGGAGAAAACGCAAAACACAAAAGCTCAGATGCAGCGCTACTTACGAAAAGATATCTCCAGAAGAATCTCTTCCGAAACCTCTCCCAATGTTTGAGCATCTATCATGACACTCCAATGCAGAGGAAACAGACTCAACAGTCTCGTCAAGGTGGAGagtaaaatcatcatcatcatttatgacTGACTTGCTTCACTCTACCAGCTGCATATCAAACTTATATATATagtaataaaatcaataaagaaaataaaatcaatagcTAGATGTTTTATAGTCCACAGGTATAGAGTGATAATTTGATAGTGTAATTATTAGTGTGTATTATAACACAATGTCTTGGTTAAAACAGACACAGTACAATACTGATCAGCGTTATGAGAACTATTATTTACTAAATACTTCACATGCAGGCTTATGTGTTCAGCCAAGAGTTGGTAGAGATTATAAAGAATCCTTATCTTTCTGCAACTTTGTAATTAAACCACAGAAACAATCTACAATTATTTCTTTTGTTCCTCATCTCTTTTATCCAGATCCTCCCTACCTTCTTCTATCCTCATTTAGATTTCACAGTGAGGCTTTATTCTGTGGATTAAGAGACGTGGCTCCCCCCCTCGTCTCATGGTCTGAAATGATGACgatgcagctttaattctcATTCCGCTAAAAGGTCTTAAAGCTGTTATGTGACTCTGAACAACACAATTCATCAATCATTGCTGAAAACCTGCTCATCCACAATTTCACTACTGCAGCAGCAACTCGCTCGTGGCCTCAGACATAAAACACGTCTGATATTCCAGATCAAAAATAgcaatgtgttaaaaaaaaacatccatgaGTTTGACGGTTTGTCAGATGCCGAAACACAATGAGTCCTTTGTTTCTCCGCCTTGACAATCGGAATTTAAAAAGTAGAGAATCAACGTCAAGTTACAGAGTAATCTCCCAGGAGATGGGTTTAAAAATATTTGGTATTTGTTTGGAGGAGTTAGTGCATGGCAACTTTTTCACCTTGCGTTTTTCTTCTGGAGCCCTCATTATTGGCAGTATGTCAGTGGCCTGATTGACATTAATGAGgggtttctgttttttcatgaaGTGCTAATAAAGTGTTGGTGTGAACACGACCATATCCCCAGCCGTGACTGCAGTTCTCAATATGTTACACTGTGATTAGATCACACAGCATTCACACAGGAACCTTAGGGGAAGAAAAGTTCAGGTCGCGTTTATAAGTGATAAACTGTTTGGCCGGGGTGAAGCCAACATTTAAACAAAGTTTTCCAGTAACATGAGTACAAACATGGCTCTGCTCTGTTCTTCTGCTGTAAGGTATTTCCACTACTCCAGCATGCCAGACTATGACAGTGGATTTATTAGAACACAGGTTCACTATTAGCCTGACTGACCAGTTTCTCTATTGAGGAAAGCAGTTCAAATTTCAAGCACTTAGAAGATGGGATGTCAATTCAACTACCTATAAGAGGGAAATATTTCAGAGGTAATATAAATCACCTCTTAATGTGTTCATGACATAACCATTAACATGTGTAGGTAGTGCTTCACAGTACCTTGATGTTGCAGGCCACTGCCTTTCCATCGTCTCCTTTCAGCATCAGCTTCATGCTGCGTAGAGTGTCCATGGCCTTGGTGAAGCCACAGTACTCCTGATACTGGACGTAAGCCACGAAGTTCAGATGACCCCCAAAACTAAATGTATTGAAGTTCTTGTCTAGCATCTCCTCCCTGTATGGGTCCAGCATGGGGATGTCAACGTTTCGCACCTACAATCAAAAGATTTCACATttatgaaatcaaataaaaagttATTCTTGGCTCAATTCCCTTATATTAATGATGCGATAATATTCTGAATATGACTTAAGTGATTATGTGCAATATTTAATTATGGTCTACTCAGTCAAATATGCTTATTACAGGAGGGAATAatgctggaaaaaaacatttagtaaTTATAAAATTTGTACAGATATAATGTCATATCAGCCAGCTATGTTATGTTTGCAGCGAAAGCCACATTACATGAGTTGTTTCTAGTTGAACATTACCGTTTCTTAAAATAAAGAGACTAACAAATGACATATGTGAAATCTGTATTCAAGTTagttaaaacatagaaaatgagaaacagacagatgtCGAACCTTGCCAAACATCTGGAAGACAGAGATGAGGACCTCTTCAGAGGGGCGGTCTGGGTACTGGCTGTCTTTCTGGCTGAACCAGCGGCAAGGGAGCCCTTCCAGGTGAATGGTATCGGGCCTTTCTCCCGGCACAGTCTCATTCATGTCCTTGGCATCTCGGAAGAAGGAGTCCCAGTCATGTCGTGTAGGGAAGTCCACCTTGTTCTCTACTGCACGAACCTGAGGAAAGACACACAGTTGTTAGGTACACctaataaaaatgaatgcattCCAAAGGCCCTGACAATGGAATAAACTGCAATAAAGCTTTCATTCTTGAAggttatcatgtttttattgacataGTTTTAAGATGGACAGACACTGCATTGTAATTAGTCTTGTACATTGTGTTAAATCACACTACACATTTTAATCATCTTTCCTGCACAGCCAAGACCTGCAACTTTTGtgcaaacaatacaaacaaaaagacaaaagagacaaaaagagagaaagacaatgCTGCATTGTTCAAAATCTACTATGAatggaaagtaagaaaaaaaaaagaaaaatacagagcCACAGATGGCTGGAAGATGTAGACAATGTGGTCTGTCCTGCAGCTaagttcagttttatatcaCAGCAGTCTCAAACAAGACTGCAGTTTTAGCCATAACACGTACTAGTGATAACTCCAATAATATTAATACAAGCTCACTATAGTTTAAAATTGATCCTTTGTCAGCAGCTACGAGGGAAATTGGACCATGGAACTGCTCACACTGCaagacagcagacagaaatTTTTGGACATGCCAAAAGTCCAACCGATTGTCCGAGAGCCAGGTCATTGATCATGTCATGACGCCAATTAAATGACAACCAATCTGGCAGAAATTCAGCTGGATTCTACAATTAGTCAGGACGACCAATTACGATGTCTGTCTGGCTATAAAGGCATGTTGACTCAACTTAATGGTCATGATGGAGGCTGTAAATCTAAGAGACATTTCTAACATTTAGTTTACTTTCATTGATATAAGTGGagtgaataaaatattaacacCTTTGTATAACACAATGCAAACTGACCACAGAGAAATCAATTATACGGTAGGtgctgaaaacagcaaataacCACCACAAGATCTGTGCTCCACTGTAAAGACAACCTTACCTTCAGTACATCAGTAAATCCACTTAGTTTGATGCTCTTCCCATCCAGACGACTCAGCAGGCTCTTGACCACCGTCTTGTTTTCCACCTCGCCCTCAAAACGGATGAAGTCCATGGTGCTTTTAGAGATCCGCAGGACTGAAAACTGCTCGGGAGCTACCATGGCCTTTACCCTCTCCATTACTTCCCAGTTGGAGATGCTCTTACCTGGCAGCTTCAGTTGGGGCAGCGCCACACTGACGGTCATTTTGGCAATGGGCTTGAGGTACAGGTTGTACTCAGCGGAGAGGCACACTGCCTCTGTGGTATCATGGACAATGGTGGTCATGTTGTAGACAGGTTGGGAAGCTGTTGGAAGTTTGGAGACAAGACTGTTAATACATATTAAGCTATCGTCTCGAAATTAACATGACtttgttacatttatataaaataggCTATAACTGCACTGCCAACTTATAGGCTACGGTTGGTTTCCTTCATGATAAGAAATGTTACGAG contains:
- the akap17a gene encoding A-kinase anchor protein 17A, whose protein sequence is MLASQPVYNMTTIVHDTTEAVCLSAEYNLYLKPIAKMTVSVALPQLKLPGKSISNWEVMERVKAMVAPEQFSVLRISKSTMDFIRFEGEVENKTVVKSLLSRLDGKSIKLSGFTDVLKVRAVENKVDFPTRHDWDSFFRDAKDMNETVPGERPDTIHLEGLPCRWFSQKDSQYPDRPSEEVLISVFQMFGKVRNVDIPMLDPYREEMLDKNFNTFSFGGHLNFVAYVQYQEYCGFTKAMDTLRSMKLMLKGDDGKAVACNIKVTFDTSKHLSESALKRRSLERLKLQELERQREEQKRREKEEEERRKEEERKQKEQEEEEKERRKEERLRKREQKLREREERRNLKRVRRQQEEEQKKLQMKIAMEERRLLLAQRNLESIRLIAELLARAKALKQQQQEKERAEREEKERQEQARQKEELARLQQLEACRRKQEEELRRVEVEKERALELQRREKELRERLLCNMLKKTSGKTTKPSDTQDQAGPVTREEASDPGGDDAMMGALGRLNGVKAVEGKERQVSKSSVHSQVSGKNRATDRKKERERRREDVARSRHNLEGARDRDRSQRERSSQSRGRRRRSQSHSSRKRRSSSRHRRSSSHHGSRRRSHSHYSRSTSSSRDRSRSSSGRSYSRGRSRRRSHRRYSRGSSRSSNKSRDRRSHSRYSRRYRRHSNSRDRSHSRRR